One Scomber japonicus isolate fScoJap1 chromosome 1, fScoJap1.pri, whole genome shotgun sequence DNA window includes the following coding sequences:
- the LOC128368167 gene encoding interferon-induced very large GTPase 1-like: MDKYEQVKKIGRGGFGTANLVKSKEDGHQYVIKEIHDEISEMSTEEREKAQQEVEVLSKMSHPNIVQYKESFEEGDCLCIVMDYCEGGDLSKKINSQEGELFSEEQILDWFVQICLALKHIHDRKILHRDIKPENIFLTKDGTIQLGDFGIARVLNSTGDLATTCIGTKCYFSPEICEKKPYNNKSDIWALGCVLNEMCTLKPAFEVEPWEQPYQKILRGSYSPVSDHYSQELCSLLAQLLKRDPEERPSVSSILKEPFLCCRIQKFLTPKIIAEEFGHAFLHRAALFNFLSKLGLEKFYPNKLTLRSLLEINKNSIYDETVESLEKIPWCFLRKLFQISAECRNFTQVSNNDEENSDLFDFDLLTADDSDDNKVNPLDLIVALFLCADSFLQQEITLKMSMCQFSVPLLLPHGNNSQSTLMLWALRDIVKEWRPKDLSESRGFVEDSIVQANIPFFTFVRLKNCSLSKSQVLNHVLSRGQQNHNMFIHRDMKGGRLKREIANGLVEVCWCLPCGRENLDIFPGPVAFANLRGDIYESLAEFKLLFQVSTATFVFLDKVEENELKILTSLQDVKSKIFLVVNFKDNSTEDMMSVKKILKELKLSKSSVEIKNSITNVAEFSEKLCVAIKTSLPDVTHTLNIVSMVGKAVELGLSVDETTSEEQKKTVEEIMVDIEGQSIPDYKKRHLPLQGDNWKRLSQLEKEECRLKTGDSGLEEYKCQLQEEKNKMSEEQRKQKLSKGMQSFIKTVSTSDKEKRDFFLKWMKLKLNAHSQSKLTGLRNKFKEQCEKKDIKLIEKLDKDLMESSLGVEHYMREMGLIYEFSVNGSRNTADEISRLPGLAAEMLLDGFPLEILDGDASNIPERWVTDVLMELHKKVGEQSRLLVLTVLGVQSTGKSTLLNTMFGVQFPVSSGRCTRGAYMLFLKVGEDMKHELNYDFIVLIDTEGLKSPHLAQLEDSCEHDNQMATFVIGLSDVTIINIAMENSTEMKDVLQIAVHAFLRMKEIGRKPICHFVHQNVSGVSAHEKTITDRKHLLDQLNQMTQIAADMEKKPSIKAFTDVLDYDMDKNNWNIPGLWHGTPPMAPVNTGYSKAVADLKRNLLVKTNRSNEVSQIPEFLEWMKSLWKAVKYENFIFSFRNTLVAQAYDKLCKEFSQWEWQLRKEILSWQQEAELEILNSDNESHFQTWRTLVDSKKLEFSEKIASEQKKMREKLKNYYKMKDQHINLIEKYKTDFFNNISHLAEEIKYSANSKLDCVLELKINSKKAQDIQSEYRGRIEEEVMKLLSACKGSTLTDEQLTDEFEKMWTEATKNVSGLKEQDIAVSILNQLRKHFSNWTVNEEFQKIKDLKEIGKDKFKTKHSHIDSYVEKLKRLICAELQAFADSVIESCTRFVLDKAKSNTDYQDSFTRDLLEKINESLDQSYKNHKTNAKFEFDLQLHICGIASREFLKMHQKFLSDKDPRTQLEKKKSQYLIDFLDLYKDKDDCQRKADTFVQSCIKPAVEEFINRSLGIHIVDTIKGSHSEVYSSRSSFQYNIQEELLQKDDFKSFVKYINKYEIYVKDWILQQIEKQMSKDKTLCNLKNNNFQVILDKITAALEQATKRPDGVQLPDNNESITELISNMRKYLIEDISISEEDEKTALFQIRSTCHPFINSLKISIEDLKEQLQEEFSKSEDITETLNKLPIKPQDELFKQVFGCGKQCPFCKVPCEAGGKGHDKHHAAVHRPKGLGRYRNVETEKLIETLCTTDVNGTRKFKTMETKWEPHPYKKYYTYYPDWLIPPDPSIEASDYWKYVLVRYNDRFAQEYEAKPANVPWAWRRITKQQALKGLKDAYTYKRTNVFEPRGSILKGFKSLRR; this comes from the exons ATGGACAAGTATGAACAGGTGAAGAAAATTGGGAGAGGTGGATTTGGAACAGCCAACCTCGTCAAATCTAAAGAGGATGGACACCAATATGTCATCAAGGAGATACATGATGAAATATCTGAA ATGTcgactgaagagagagagaaagctcaACAAGAAGTTGAAGTCCTTTCCAAGATGAGTCATCCCAACATTGTCCAGTATAAGGAGTCTTTTGAAG AGGGCGACTGTCTGTGTATAGTGATGGACTACTGTGAAGGTGGAGACCTCTCCAAGAAGATCAACTCTCAGGAAGGAGAACTTTTCTCAGAAGAGCAA ATCCTGGACTGGTTTGTGCAGATTTGTCTGGCACTAAAACACATCCATGATAGAAAAATCCTCCACAGAGACATCAAACCAGAG AACATATTTTTGACTAAAGATGGGACTATACAGCTTGGGGACTTTGGAATTGCAAGAGTGCTGAACAG CACTGGAGATCTGGCAACAACATGCATAGGAACAAAATGTTACTTTTCACCAGAGATCTGTGAGAAGAAAccatacaacaacaaaag TGATATTTGGGCCCTTGGCTGTGTCCTGAATGAAATGTGCACTCTTAAGCCTGCA tttGAGGTTGAACCTTGGGAGCAGCCATATCAGAAGATCCTTCGTGGCTCGTACTCTCCTGTGTCTGATCACTACTCCCAAGAACTGTGTTCCCTCTTGGCACAGCTGTTGAAACGTGACCCTGAAGAGAGACCCTCAGTCAGCAGCATACTGAAGGAACCTTTTCTCTGCTGCAGGATACAGAAGTTCCTCACACCGAAG ATCATTGCTGAGGAATTTGGCCATGCTTTTCTTCACAGGGCAG CCCTTTTCAACTTTCTCTCCAAACTTGGACTGGAGAAATTTTATCCCAACAAGCTCACTCTTCGCTCTCTTTTGGAAATCAACAAAAACAGTATTTATGATGAAACTGTTGAATCACTTGAGAAAATACCATGGTGCTTTCTCAGGAAACTCTTTCAAATCAGCGCAGAATGCAGAAACTTTACACAAGTATCAAACAATGATGAGGAGAACAGTGATCTGTTTGACTTTGACCTGCTCACTGCAGATGACTCTGATGACAACAAGGTTAACCCTCTCGACCTCATAGTTGCACTCTTTCTTTGTGCTGACAGCTTCTTGCAACAGGAAATTACCCTCAAGATGTCAATGTGTCAGTTTTCTGTCCCACTGCTGTTGCCTCATGGCAATAACAGTCAGTCTACTCTGATGCTGTGGGCTCTGAGAGACATCGTCAAAGAGTGGCGTCCAAAGGATTTGTCTGAATCAAGAGGATTTGTTGAAGATAGCATTGTCCAAGCAAATATACCATTCTTTACCTTTGTCAGGCTGAAAAACTGTAGTCTCTCCAAGTCACAGGTGTTGAATCATGTTCTCAGTCGTGGCCAACAGAATCACAACATGTTCATACACAGAGATATGAAAGGAGGAAGACTTAAAAGAGAAATAGCCAATGGTTTGGTCGAGGTTTGCTGGTGCCTTCCCTGTGGCAGAGAAAATCTTGACATATTTCCAGGACCAGTTGCCTTTGCCAATCTGAGAGGAGACATTTATGAGTCACTGGCAGAATTCAAATTGCTTTTTCAAGTGTCAACTGCTACCTTTGTGTTTCTGGACAAAGTTGAAGAAAATGAGCTCAAGATTCTGACTTCTCTTCAAGATGTGAAATCCAAAATCTTCTTGGTTGTTAATTTCAAGGACAATTCTACAGAGGACATGATGTCTGTCAAGAAAATACTTAAAGAATTAAAGCTTTCAAAGAGCAGTGTGGAAATTAAAAACTCAATCACAAATGTTGCAGAGTTTTCAGAGAAACTTTGTGTAGCCATCAAGACTTCACTGCCagatgtaacacacacactgaacattgTCAGTATGGTTGGAAAAGCTGTTGAGCTTGGTCTATCTGTCGATGAAACCACAAGTgaggaacaaaagaaaacagttgAAGAGATCATGGTCGACATTGAGGGGCAGAGTATACCAGACTACAAAAAGCGACATCTTCCTTTGCAGGGAGATAACTGGAAAAGATTGTCACAGTTAGAGAAGGAGGAATGTAGATTGAAAACTGGCGACTCAGGCCTTGAAGAGTATAAATGCCAgctacaggaagaaaaaaataaaatgagtgaGGAGCAACGAAAACAAAAACTGTCTAAAGGAATGCAGAGTTTCATTAAAACCGTATCCACAagtgacaaagagaaaagagatttttttcttaaGTGGATGAAACTCAAACTTAATGCACATTCACAGAGCAAACTGACTGGTCTGCGCAACAAGTTCAAAGAGCAGTGTgagaaaaaagacatcaaactCATTGAAAAGTTAGATAAAGATTTGATGGAAAGCTCTTTAGGAGTAGAGCATTACATGAGAGAGATGGGACTCATCTATGAGTTCTCAGTTAATGGCTCAAGAAACACTGCTGATGAAATATCTCGTCTCCCTGGTTTGGCTGCTGAAATGCTGTTGGATGGATTTCCTTTAGAGATCTTGGATGGAGATGCTTCCAATATCCCAGAGAGATGGGTGACAGATGTGCTGATGGAGCTTCACAAGAAGGTTGGAGAACAGAGCAGACTGTTAGTACTGACTGTGCTGGGTGTTCAAAGTACAGGGAAGTCAACACTCCTCAACACCATGTTTGGTGtgcagtttcctgtcagcagcGGCAGATGCACAAGAGGAGCTTATATGCTCTTCCTCAAAGTTGGAGAAGATATGAAACATGAGTTGAACTATGATTTTATAGTTCTCATCGACACAGAGGGTCTAAAGTCTCCACATTTGGCCCAACTTGAAGACAGTTGTGAGCATGACAACCAGATGGCAACCTTTGTGATTGGtttaagtgatgtcaccattattAACATTGCAATGGAGAACTCAACTGAAATGAAAGATGTTCTGCAAATTGCAGTTCATGCCTTCTTAAGAATGAAGGAAATTGGGAGAAAGCcaatttgtcattttgtgcaTCAAAATGTTTCTGGAGTTTCAGCTCATGAAAAGACAATAACAGACAGAAAGCATCTTCTGGATCAGCTCAATCAAATGACACAAATTGCTGCTGATATGGAAAAGAAGCCTTCCATTAAAGCATTTACAGATGTGCTGGACTATGACATGGACAAAAACAACTGGAACATCCCAGGACTCTGGCATGGAACCCCTCCGATGGCACCAGTGAACACAGGTTACAGTAAAGCTGTAGCAGATTTAAAGAGAAACCTTTtggtgaaaacaaacagaagcaaTGAAGTCTCACAGATCCCAGAGTTTCTAGAATGGATGAAAAGTCTCTGGAAAGCTGTGAAATATGAGAACTTCATATTTAGTTTCAGAAACACTCTTGTGGCTCAGGCCTACGACAAGCTTTGTAAAGAGTTCAGTCAATGGGAATGGCAGCTCAGAAAAGAAATCCTCTCCTGGCAACAAGAAGCAGAGTTGGAAATCTTGAATTCTGACAATGAAtctcattttcaaacttggCGCACACTGGTTGATTCAAAAAAATTAGAGTTCTCTGAAAAAATAGcatctgaacaaaaaaaaatgagagagaaactTAAAAACTACTACAAGATGAAAGACCAGCACATCAATCtgatagaaaaatacaaaactgaCTTTTTCAACAACATCAGTCATCTTGCTGAGGAAATCAAATATTCAGCAAACAGTAAATTGGACTGTGTTCTTGAGCTAAAAATTAACTCAAAAAAGGCTCAAGACATTCAGAGCGAATACAGAGGCAGGATTGAAGAAGAAGTCATGAAGCTCCTGAGTGCTTGTAAAGGCTCCACACTGACTGATGAACAGCTGACAGACGAGTTTGAAAAGATGTGGACTGAAGCAACTAAAAATGTGTCTGGCCTGAAAGAACAAGATATCGCAGTAAGCATTCTCAACCAGTTGAGAAAACATTTCTCAAACTGGACTGTAAATGAGGAATTCCAAAAGATTAAAGATCTCAAGGAAATTGGGAAGGATAAATTTAAAACCAAACATAGTCATATAGACTCCTATGTGGAGAAGTTAAAACGTTTGATATGTGCAGAATTGCAAGCCTTTGCTGACAGTGTCATTGAGTCTTGCACACGGTTTGTGCTTGATAAAGCAAAGTCAAACACAGATTACCAAGACTCTTTTACAAGAGATCTTCTTGAAAAAATTAATGAATCACTCGATCAAAGCTACAAGAAtcacaaaacaaatgcaaagtTTGAGTTTGACCTGCAACTTCACATTTGTGGCATTGCCTCAAGGGAATTCCTCAAAATGCACCAAAAATTCTTGTCAGATAAAGATCCTCGGACTCAGCTGGAGAAAAAGAAGTCTCAATACCTGATAGATTTTCTTGACTTGTACAAAGATAAAGATGATTGTCAGCGCAAAGCAGATACTTTTGTCCAGTCTTGCATCAAACCTGCTGTGGAAGAGTTCATCAATAGATCTTTGGGAATACACATTGTGGATACAATTAAAGGTTCTCATTCAGAAGTGTACAGCTCCCGCTCCTCTTTCCAGTACAACATTCAGGAAGAGTTACTGCAAAAGGATGACTTCAAGAGTTTTGTCAAGTACATTAATAAGTATGAAATATATGTTAAGGATTGGATACTTCAGCAAATTGAGAAACAAATGTCAAAGGACAAAACTTTGTGCAACCTGAAGAACAATAACTTTCAAGTCATACTTGacaaaatcacagcagcattaGAGCAGGCCACAAAAAGACCAGATGGTGTTCAACTGCCAGACAACAATGAAAGCATCACAGAGCTCATCAGCAACATGCGGAAATATTTGATTGAAGACATCTCAATCTCAGAGGAGGATGAAAAAACCGCCTTGTTTCAAATCAGAAGCACATGTCATCCATTTATCAATAGCCTCAAAATATCAATAGAAGACTTGAAAGAACAGCTTCAGGAGGAATTCTCAAAGTCTGAAGACATCACTGAGACTCTGAACAAACTTCCAATCAAACCACAGGATGAGCTTTTCAAGCAAGTGTTTGGTTGTGGAAAGCAATGTCCATTTTGTAAAGTTCCCTGTGAGGCTGGAGGCAAAGGACACGATAAGCATCATGCAGCTGTTCATCGACCAAAAGGTCTTGGTAGATATAGGAATGTAGAGACTGAGAAGCTGATTGAAACACTGTGTACAACTGATGTGAATGGTACACGTAAATTTAAAACCATGGAAACAAAATGGGAGCCTCATCCTTACAAAAAGTATTACACGTACTATCCAGACTGGCTCATTCCTCCAGATCCCAGTATAGAGGCATCTGACTACTGGAAGTATGTACTGGTACGATACAATGACAGATTTGCTCAAGAATATGAGGCCAAACCAGCTAATGTTCCATGGGCCTGGAGGAGAATCACAAAGCAACAAGCACTGAAGGGGTTAAAAGATGCCTACACATACAAACGTACAAATGTTTTTGAACCACGTGGGTCGATTTTGAAAGGATTCAAGTCGTTGAGaagatga